From Spirochaeta isovalerica, one genomic window encodes:
- a CDS encoding TRAP transporter large permease, whose protein sequence is MIVDSMAIFILLGSFLLLVLIRFPIAYAVALSSILCLLYQGLPLTTVAQQMVKGISSFSLMAVPFFITMGYLMGSGGISEKLIALADACVGWMRGGMAMVNIVASYFFGGISGSAAADTASLGSIMIPMMVEQGYDDDFATAVTITSSCEGLLVPPSHNMVIYATTAGGLSVGSLFLAGYLPAAILAGTLMIGSYIISVKRKYPKGAKFNLLNLLKQFAVSFWALAAIIIVVVGVVGGIFTATESAAIAVIYSLIVSVFIYKGLDWKGVWKVLDQAVHTLSIVLILIATSSIFGFLLTRLNVPTLAAQTILGLTENPIILALMLNLILLVLGMIMDMAPIILIATPILLPIATSIGISPIQFGVMIILNCGIGLLTPPVGSVLFIGSAVGKVPIERVVKATLPFYVLMIVTLMLLTFIPSISLFLPSLFN, encoded by the coding sequence ATGATTGTCGACAGCATGGCTATTTTCATCCTTCTGGGAAGTTTCCTTCTTCTGGTCCTTATACGTTTTCCCATTGCCTATGCGGTAGCTCTTTCCTCCATTCTCTGTCTGCTCTATCAGGGGCTGCCTCTGACTACTGTGGCTCAGCAGATGGTCAAGGGTATAAGCTCTTTCAGCCTGATGGCGGTGCCCTTTTTCATTACTATGGGTTATCTCATGGGAAGCGGTGGTATTTCTGAAAAACTGATTGCACTGGCCGATGCCTGCGTCGGATGGATGCGCGGCGGAATGGCAATGGTCAATATCGTCGCATCTTATTTTTTCGGCGGAATTTCCGGATCCGCTGCGGCCGATACGGCGTCTCTCGGAAGCATCATGATTCCCATGATGGTTGAGCAGGGATATGACGACGATTTTGCAACGGCCGTAACCATTACCAGTTCCTGTGAGGGTCTTCTTGTCCCTCCCAGCCATAACATGGTTATTTACGCGACAACGGCCGGCGGACTTTCGGTCGGAAGCCTTTTCCTCGCCGGTTATCTTCCCGCTGCCATTCTCGCGGGAACCCTGATGATCGGATCCTATATCATTTCCGTCAAAAGAAAGTATCCCAAAGGGGCCAAGTTCAATCTGCTCAATCTTTTGAAACAGTTCGCCGTATCCTTCTGGGCCCTGGCTGCCATAATCATTGTCGTCGTCGGCGTTGTCGGAGGTATTTTCACGGCAACCGAATCAGCGGCTATCGCTGTCATCTACAGTCTGATCGTCAGCGTATTCATATACAAGGGTCTGGACTGGAAAGGCGTCTGGAAGGTCCTGGATCAGGCGGTTCATACATTGTCCATCGTTCTGATTCTGATTGCCACATCCAGCATTTTCGGATTCCTGCTTACCCGCCTCAATGTTCCGACTCTGGCTGCGCAGACCATCCTGGGATTAACGGAAAATCCCATTATTCTGGCTCTCATGCTGAACCTGATCCTTCTGGTTCTGGGGATGATTATGGATATGGCTCCGATTATTCTGATCGCGACACCCATCCTGCTGCCTATCGCCACGAGCATTGGAATTTCTCCCATTCAGTTCGGAGTTATGATTATTCTGAACTGCGGAATCGGGCTCCTGACACCGCCTGTCGGTTCAGTGCTCTTTATCGGTTCGGCTGTCGGAAAGGTTCCAATCGAGCGGGTCGTAAAGGCGACATTGCCTTTTTATGTGCTGATGATTGTTACTTTGATGCTGCTGACCTTTATACCCTCCATCAGCCTCTTCCTTCCCTCTTTATTCAACTAG
- a CDS encoding TRAP transporter small permease: MKAVFEMADKIKPFYDMIYKVVLFLCKLLLIIDIGITAMAVTGRYVSFIPDPAWSEEVVLTCMAYMAVLSAALAIRRNAHIRMTALDRYLPKKLISFLDMFADLAVMALGFVMIVVGWRYAQKLGSRGFYVSMPSVSRFWMYLPVPLAGVAMVIFEVETIVNQIKKIVLGEDSEK; encoded by the coding sequence ATGAAAGCTGTGTTCGAGATGGCTGATAAGATCAAGCCTTTTTATGACATGATTTACAAAGTGGTGCTCTTTCTGTGCAAGCTGCTTCTGATAATTGATATCGGAATCACGGCTATGGCTGTTACGGGAAGATATGTTTCCTTTATACCTGATCCCGCCTGGAGTGAGGAAGTTGTCCTTACCTGCATGGCCTATATGGCTGTTTTATCCGCTGCATTGGCTATCCGGCGCAATGCCCACATCAGGATGACGGCTCTTGACAGATATCTTCCGAAAAAACTGATCAGCTTTCTGGATATGTTTGCCGACCTGGCTGTCATGGCTCTGGGATTTGTCATGATCGTCGTAGGGTGGCGCTATGCCCAGAAACTCGGTTCCAGGGGGTTTTACGTCAGCATGCCCTCCGTATCCCGTTTCTGGATGTACCTGCCGGTTCCCCTGGCGGGAGTGGCTATGGTCATATTTGAAGTGGAGACTATAGTCAATCAGATTAAAAAAATCGTACTCGGGGAGGATTCTGAAAAATGA